In Aspergillus fumigatus Af293 chromosome 4, whole genome shotgun sequence, one genomic interval encodes:
- the uga2 gene encoding NAD-dependent succinate-semialdehyde dehydrogenase: MERIIRPVSRQLLRSRARYPFAVPTLHAKRLYSKSHVVPPLKDPSLFIEKAYVNGQWVDAESGKTFEVHDPASGKLIGTCPEFDALDTEKAIEAASAAFPKFRTTLARERARMLRRWYQLMMDNSEDLATLITWENGKPLADAKGEVNYAASFFEWFSEEAPRIYGDTIPASVPGNRVMTLKQPVGVCGLITPWNFPAAMITRKVGPALAAGCTVVCKTPGETPFTANAIAELAHRAGIPKGVVNMVTSLKNTPEVGEVITTHPEVRKVSFTGSTNVGRLLMKQASSTIKKVSWELGGNAPFIVFDDVDDLDAAVAGAIASKFRSSGQTCVCANRIYVQRGVYDEFVKRFAAKVKNFKLGSGFGDGVTHGPLIHERATEKVDQHVKDAQAKGAKLVAGGQKVPELGPNFYELTVLAEMSKDMLMASEETFGPVAGIFPFETEKEVVELANRAEVGLAGYFFSGNVKRIFRVAEALEVGMVGVNTGLISDVATPFGGVKQSGFGREGSKYGIDEFLTIKSVTFGGMGEPLQS; encoded by the exons ATGGAGAGGATTATCCGTCCGGTTTCGCGGCAATTGTTGAGATCGCGAGCTCGGTATCCCTTTGCCGTACCCACACTTCATGCCAAAAGGTTATACTCAAAAAGCCATGTTGTACCACCG CTGAAAGACCCGTCTCTCTTCATTGAGAAGGCCTATGTCAATGGACAGTGGGTAGACGCAGAGTCGGGGAAAACATTCGAGGTTCATG ATCCCGCCTCTGGAAAACTTATCGGCACATGTCCGGAATTCGACGCCCTCGACACAGAAAAGGCCATTGAGGCCGCCTCTGCTGCTTTTCCCAAGTTCCGCACAACCCTTGCGCGCGAGCGTGCCCGCATGTTGCGACGATGGTACCAATTGATGATGGACAACTCTGAAGACCTAGCAACATTGATTACATGGGAGAACGGGAAGCCCCTAGCTGATGCCAAGGGCGAGGTGAATTAcgcagccagcttcttcgaaTGGTTCAGTGAGGAAGCACCTCGGATTTACGGCGACACAATCCCCGCCTCAGTTCCCGGCAACCGAGTCATGACGTTGAAGCAACCCGTTGGCGTCTGCGGCTTGATAACGCCGTGGAATTTCCCCGCTGCTATGATCACAAGAAAGGTTGGACCGGCTCTGGCGGCGGGTTGCACGGTTGTCTGCAAGACTCCTGGCGAAACACCTTTCACAGCGAACGCCATTGCGGAGCTGGCTCATCGTGCTGGTATTCCCAAAGGAGTTGTCAACATGGTGACTTCACTCAAAAACACACCGGAGGTGGGAGAGGTGATCACCACCCATCCTGAAGTCCGCAAGGTTTCATTCACCGGTTCGACCAACGTTGGTAGGCTGCTCATGAAGCAGGCTTCGTCAACTATCAAGAAGGTGTCCTGGGAGCTGGGCGGAAACGCACCCTTCATTGTGTtcgatgatgtcgacgacCTCGATGCCGCAGTCGCCGGGGCCATTGCCTCCAAGTTCCGTAGCTCAGGCCAGACCTGCGTCTGCGCTAACCGGATCTACGTCCAGAGAGGTGTGTATGATGAATTCGTCAAGCGCTTCGCGGCAAAGGTCAAGAACTTCAAGCTCGGCTCCGGCTTCGGGGACGGTGTCACTCACGGCCCGCTTATCCACGAGCGTGCTACCGAAAAGGTCGACCAGCACGTTAAGGACGCTCAAGCCAAGGGAGCCAAGCTTGTCGCGGGAGGCCAAAAAGTCCCCGAGCTGGGCCCCAACTTCTACGAATTGACTGTCCTCGCCGAGATGAGCAAGGACATGTTGATGGCCTCCGAGGAGACGTTCGGCCCTGTGGCTGGAATTTTCCCCTTTGAGACCGAGAAAGAGGTCGTCGAGCTGGCCAATCGTGCCGAGGTCGGCCTTGCCGGCTACTTCTTCAGCGGAAACGTCAAGCGCATTTTCCGGGTTGCAGAGGCGCTGGAGGTCGGTATGGTGGGGGTCAATACAGGACTTATTAGCGATGTCGCCACTCC ATTCGGTGGTGTTAAACAGAGCGGTTTCGGCCGTGAGGGCAGCAAGTACGGAATCGACGAGTTCCTTACGATCAAGAGCGTAACGTTTGGCGGTATGGGTGAGCCATTGCAGTCGTAG